The Rosa rugosa chromosome 3, drRosRugo1.1, whole genome shotgun sequence sequence gggacgcctcaatgttagaaccaattcctgagaatagagatctctacgaactacactagtgtacatgaggacgtggaattattgagaccaatgacatcgaaccttactccgttgaagaatgccaacgtagagaaaattggcctaaatggaaagatgcgatccaggttgaattgggttcactaacgaagaggaaggatttcgggcctgagatgccaacacctcctaacataaaacctgttgacattaataggtcttcgttagatagcgtgacgagaaaaagagatggtaatctcaccttatggcgcaaggtttctcacaacgccctggaatcgactacgagaagacatattctctcataatggatgtcattgcactccactaccttgtcagtttggtagtttccaaataactgacaTGCAGcctacaaatgtggtcactacatatctttatggggatctagatacggaatataatgaaggttcttgtgaacttcatttacccaagtcaagtggctctagaccacggagcacgtttgcaacgaggttgaaacactcactaaagtgactacttgattaggaagggatatgatgagctatgcccatgcgtttccatgacaagttccggatttgcaattgtcgcggtttatgttgataaacataattggaacacttgtgagttaaggaaaaccgctgaacacctgaaatccgagtttgagaggaaggaccttgggagaacacggttttgtataccgtgtcaatagatgcttaggcattttgataaagtcaaagatgcacttccatggtcgtccgtagtctatgccctaaaagggatccgtttcgtcccagggatgatgacgaagatgtgttaataacagaagtgcttacttatgtacaataggcgcattattgtacttagcacaatacaagaccggacacctcaattgttatgaacttgttggctagatatagccccgcgccaacgcaacgccattagattggtataaagacaatctttcgatatttgagaggtacgattgatatgggcttgttctatccctacagagaaaagagataacggaagtgtgggatcggaccccacaaggcaaaatgccaccttccgtgctcctcctcccctccatcaaaatgacaacaggcacttctaaatattgaagtgaaccaaatccgatctgaggataatgtagcggacttatttactaagtagttaccaaaatccaccttcgagaaacatgtgaaaagcatcggattaagaaagttatccgaactcccatgattgtagcaatcagggggagatattgacatcaggggggaggcatgatgtctacatgttcgatctcgaagagtgaaggacgtgttgtgctctttttgtccttcgaccaaggttatttttgtcccactgggtttttgttacctggcaaggtttttaacgaggcaacaatcaaagcgtcatcgccaagtttgagcggcacaagggggagtgttgaaggatgtcgacataatgtgtgcctctacaaactagggtttagagttgtaataggaatgtgttctaggttcaattgtaatcggattctattacctttttggtaccttgtaactctctatttaaagggctcctattatcaataataaacacaattgcattctcctacaacatattataatttttttttaccttagctGTTTCACGGAATGAGTTTTTGactataaaaattaaaaagtagTAAGAAACCATGTACAAAAACCCACTTAGTCAGTCTATTAGTGTGGTTAATTAAGCATATTATTCCAAGCTTTGCGCGCCTGCATGTAGCACGTGGTTTCCTCGATGGTTGAATTCACCACTTCACCTGGAAGGTGTGTGTGACTGGCATGGATGCAGTGGCGGACTTTGGATTATTTATACGGAGGCATATTGTTATATTCTCTTTATTTTAAGATGCTGGAGGGAGTATATGATATGTTAATATTTAAGATTTTATATATGGTAGGTCGGGCGCATGAGCCCTCACTTGCTTCCAGCTAGATCCGCCAGTGCATGGGTGCGATGAATGCGAGGAAACGTCATATTCCACTAAATGACATTAtgtcactactagaaaaagtaCCCATCACACACAGATCCGTGTGAAATCATAGTATTCCACACGGAAATCTTTGTGAAATCATAGTATTCCACACGGAAATCCTTGTGAATACGTCAATACATCCGATACAGCGACAGATTATATATCTGTATGTATTGCTGGCGTTGCTAAAGCTATTTACACACGGAATTGTTTGTCCGTATTTAGCGGGTCCCACTCTCTATCCCACCCATTAGTAATTTTCGGAATAAATGTAATTCATCATTTTATAATAATTCATATATTCAGATATTTATTTTTAGTTCTTccattaattttgaatttataataattcatttatttttagTAGTTATTAGTTAATCTCTTTGAATCAGAGACATCAAACACCCTGAGCGCCGGTCTGATCAAACACCTGATCCCGACCTGCTTCACCTCCATCTTCGAACTTGACCTCTCCTTTTTCTCGCCGTGGGGTCACGCGCTGCTCTCGCCCTCCGCCTCCTCCACTGACTTTGCCTTCATGGTGAATCAGCAGATCTGTGTATGAACAATTCAATGTCAAGATCCCCACTAGATCGAGTTATGAGTCTTGTTTGCACCTAATGAATTCCTACACGAACATCACAATAAGATTAGCAAATCAAGTGAAGAGGGATGCAAATTGCTGTGTTGAACAGGTTCATGCCTACACCTGCAGATCTACAATCGATGAAGAACAAACTGTGTTTGATTCAAAgtcatcttcttcatgttttttcttctcttaaaCCTCGATCTCTCGTGTTTCTCAGTCATAGATCTCTCCTTCTTCAGATCAACCGATACTTGAAAGCTTCTGTAAAGCTGTGATTGAAGGATTAATATCGGTAAGTCAAAGAGATAGCAAGAAAATCACAAGAAATATCAAACTGACTAATTGAAAACCATGCCTCACCTGTAGAGGATTTAAGATTTTAGAGTAGGTTTGTTGGCGGCTGGACTTTGTGGTTATTAACTTAATAACCTATTTGCACCCCTttgtgagagagagaaatcagaagaggagagagagaaattcagagtgagatttgagagagaaagaaagagagagagacgtgTTTATGACTCTCTTTTTTTGTgagaataataagagaaaaattcagctaccctTCCCAAACTAtgttgccaaggccaatttgatatccgaactctcaaaagtatcaatgtgatacccaaagacatattttaacatcaacgtgatacttccgtcaaaaattcgTGATGGTTCTGTTAAAAcagtgacgtggcaagcacatgaagaccaaaaacaaagaaaaagaccaatttacccttttcttttgttaattcattttcattttctttttccttttccttcttcttcatcttctctgatGATCTGGGAACTTTCCCAGAAAACttgacatcatcatcatcaggagGCCTACTTTACTACTACCCCAGCGCCTCTTATCCCCATGAAGAGGTGGTCTTGGGGAGCTAAAGGGGTTGCCTAGATTCAAAATTCCCACTGTCCTCAAACCCATTGGTCTCGTCGCTGGCGCTGTGGATAGTCACGACTCTCTCATCGGCACCCGGCACCGTTTCGTCGATTCGAATCTTGGACTTGGTGTCGACCCTAAGTTGCTTCACAATTTCTCCTCCTCTTCTGATTATGCTCCCGATTTTCTTCACCAGGCACAAGTACCGGTAAACTGTGTCCTCGGCGTCAATGATGAATTGCTATCTTTCCTCGCCGGGGTTTCTTCTCTTGTCGCCGCCGCCTCCTCCGCCGTTGTCAGAGTAATCGGACTAAGAATGGGAGCGATTTCCTTAACTATTCCTCTAACTTGCCATCGATTATCTGATTCCCCCCAATCAACGACGAAGTCAGTTCAAAAACCCTAAGTTTGGAAATGTGGGGaaatttgaaattaaaaattggGTTACATATCTGGAAGTAGAAGAAGATCTGGGTTGGATACCTTTTTGAATGGAGAGAGCTGCGACTGTACTTGGATTGGGAATTGGAGATTACGGTCTCTCTCTGCGATTTAGATTTATATTTGTAGGGTTTTGACCTCTTATGCCCATGGTTGATTTTGGTTTCCAATTTGAGAACGAAATTTTGGGgcttattcagtttaattttgagagagagagagagttgtaaTTTTGGGGGTTCTTCGGTTTTTGTTGTCTGGTCTAAGTTGAAGATGAAAagcatatcttttttttttaatatatatatatataacaaaattggtgtaaaAGTACGACTTTACCCTTAAAATCTAGTCACATGTACGACACGTGATCATTTTTAACGGAACCGTcacaaattttggacggaagtatcacgttgatgtcaaaatatgtctttgggtatcacattgatacttttgagagtttggatatcaaattggccttggcaacaTAGTTTGGGgagggtagctgaatttttctcgaATAATAAATACCATTTATTGGATACAATCATAGTTAGCCACTACAATTTCaaagtaattgaaaataatACTGAAATTTGCATAAAGcaattgaaaaataaatattcACACAGAGGTATGTGTGAAGCTCACATTTTGCTGGAAATAATGTCCTAAACATAATAGTTAATTAGTTTTTGCTTTATTTTGAAGTAGTATTCAAACGGATTTTTATATGTAAATTCTAACTCAAGCGGATCTCTGTGTGAGTTTTTGACACATGTGCATAATTATTtgaaatataaataaatttttacaCGGAAGTCTACGTATCACCATCATTCATACGGAAATCTGTGTGAATTTCATACCAAAATCTGTGTGAATTTTCCCGGCCTCACTTTAGGATATATTTcacacaaatatctgtgtgaatataattttcacACAAACATGTGTATGTATCGCAATATTTTTCACACAGAATCATATCTGTGTAAATATCCGTGTGAATGTCATCTGTGTACATGTACATTATATGAAAAAATAAGGGTTTTATGTACATTATATTTATAGTTCGCTTGGGTCACCAAAATCTGAGGGGTCACTCTTGGATGCGCTTCGCATTTTAGAGTGGTTAAGTGCTTGAGTCTATGTCTACACAATGCCATATCTCCTAAATACTTGCTTCATTTGGTTCATTCCGGCTGAACTTAGGTAGAAAATCTACACCCCACACGTCCAtgcgtttatttttatttttttctttttactaaaTTATTAAAAGTTAGAAAAAATTTATTCTCCAGCAAACCAACACGAAACAGAGGTCTCGCTACTCTGTTTTTGCCTTCGAATAAAGCTGTATAgtgtaaaaaacaaaaaattgataGCGTAACGGAAGTATTTCATTCtcgagaaagaaagaaaaaaatatgtacACACATTTTGCGAGGGGAATACTTTCTGTAGAAGAAGAGACAGTGGCTGCATGATTGATAAAGTCATAATATTTGTGGCTGTAAAAAGTGACAGTAGCTAGTGAGAGAAAACACGTCCATTCCTGTTCAAAAGTTTATTGCTTGAAACATCTAATTAATGGACGCCATGTGCATTTCGGTGGCTGCAGTTTTTGGTTTCAGAAATAATTGATACACATGCATGATtgccttttttttctctttacgTTTTTACTTAAATTTTCCACCATAAAATTCTTTGCTACCTCTATTTTCAATTTAAAGCTCAAACTACCCCTTGTAGAAAGAAGCACAAACGAAAAGAATGGAGAAGGAACAGAAAGCCTATTACGAAGCTCATTGTTTGGTCCTACCCTTTCCAACCCAAGGCCACGTTAATCCCATGCTCCAATTCTCCAAGCGCTTAGAGCGCAAAGGCCTCAAAGTCACACTCGTCACAACCCAGTCATTTCACAAGCTCTCATCATCGCCGTCCACGTCCATTACATTAGAGAGCATATCCGATGGCTATGACGAAGGCGGGCTGGCGGCAGCGGAGAGCATTGATGCCTATCTAGACAGCTTCCGCGAAGTCGGGTCAAAGACCTTGACGGGGCTCATCGAGAAGCTATCGGACTTGGGGCACAAAGTTGATTGTATTGTTTATGATGCGTTTATGCCTTGGCCGCTGGAAGTGGCCAAAAGGTTTGGGATTGTTGGGGTAACTTTCTTCACTCAGTCTTGTGCTGTTGACAACATATACTACAATGTCCAACAGGGTTTGCTCAAAGTTCCATGTACTAATGAGTCTGAGATCGTGCTTCCGGGATTGTCAGTACCGCTACAAGCTTCGGATATGCCTTCTTTCGTTTCTGTACCTGAACAGTACCCGGCTTTCTTTAGAATGGTTGTGGATCAGTTCTCCAATGTTGGCAAAGCTGATTTGATCCTCTGCAACACATTTTATGAGCTGGAAGTAGAGGTAGTAACCAATCAACCTACGCTAGAATTGTACTAGCTTATATAATAGCAACCAACCATATAATTTGAAGACATTTTTATGGATTTTTACGCATACCCTTTGTAATTCATTGCTCTGTAATAGTGGTACTACATATTCCTGTCGCATAGCTTTTGTGAAGGGAGTCCGTTTTGTGTAATAGTGGTACAATATATATCCACCGTTTTGTATAGGTATGCTTAATTGGTCAGACTATTCAATTGTTGCTTAATATGTGAATGTTGCTAAAAGTTTTGGGTAGGTGGATTATTTCAGGGTGTTAAGTTGTTGTTAGGTGATCCAATTTAGTCTGATCGTCGGTGTCGGCTTTGGCAACGGAATGTTGAAAATAAATTAGAGCGTAGGTTTATCTCAGATTATGAACTAAACCCTAcctcacagagagagagagagagagagagagatttataTCAAGCAATAAAAATGAAGTTTAACTTTTATGTATTGTACTTCGTCGAAAAAACTTTTATGTACTGTACATGTGTGTGATTCTTTAAGATATATATGCGTACATTCTGTTCTAATAAATTGTAAATTGTGGCACAGGAGGTGGATTGGATGGCAAAGCTCTGGCCATTGAGGACGATTGGTCCAACCATACCATCCATGTACTTGGATAAACGACATGAGGATGACAAAGAATATGGCTTCAGCCTCTTTAAGCCAAATAGTGATGCCTGCATGAATTGGCTAAACGAACGACCGAAATGGTCAGTAGCTTATGTGTCATTTGGCAGCTTAGCAGAGCTAGGAGCCGAGCAAATGGAGGAATTGGCTCGCGGTTTGAAGAAGAGCAACATCTATTTCTTGTGGGTGGtgagagaaaaagaagcaacCAAGCTCCCAAAAGGGTTTGTGGAGGAGATATCAGAGAGAGGTATGGTGGTTTCATGGTGTCACCAATTGGAGGTTTTGCAACATGAAGCAGTTGGTTGCTTCGTGACGCATTGCGGTTGGAACTCGACCTTGGAGGCTTTTAGTTTAGGGGTTCCAATGGTTGCAGTGCCACAGTGGACTGACCAAAGCACTAATGCAAAGTATATTATGGATGTGTGGAAAATGGGGCTTAAAGCTCGGGCTGATGAGAAAGGGATAGTGAGACAAGAAGAAATATCAAATTGTGTGAGAGAAATATTGGAAGGAGAGACAGGGAAAGAAATTCAGAAGAATGCTTTGAAGTGGAAAGAATTGGCTAGAAAGGCTGTGGATGAAGGTGGAAGTTCTGATAGAAACATTGATGAGTTTATTGCAAAGCTGGTTCAACACTAGCTAGCTAAGCTTTAGGCTATGCTCTATAATGTCCTCGAAAATATAAGTAAGGCTATATAATAAACTTCTAAGGTGAAATTTAATGTAACTTGATCTAAGATTTGTGCTTCGTTTTTGCAAACTTGATTAAAGGGCATAGCTGCATGTGTAGCTTATAGCACTTGGAATTGTAATAAGATACTATGCGATCGAATCTCCTCTTTAAAGAGGATGTTTTCATCCTGGCTTTTAATCAAATGATTGATGATCTGCTTCATTTTTAGCACACGTTCATGGATTGGAGATGAGTCAAACTCGACTAATTTTATCACACTGTGCATGTATGTGTATGTatgctaaattaattaaatgacCAGAATGAGTGAATTTCAATCTGGTTGAGGTTTTGGAGGGATGATATCCCCAAAAGTAACTGGGTAAACATATATatcatttcaattattaaaatgCATTCAAATTGATCGGGTGACGTCCTCGTTTTACTTATGATTCCTCATTACGAATAGTTCATATTGGAATGGTACAAAACAGGCTAGGGAGTGCTATGTAATTGAGAAGGAGTTTTCTCCTAATTAATAAAGAGTTGTCagttgatttaaaaaaaaaaattaaaaattaaaaaaaaaaaagtgtgctATGTATTTAGTATATATCCTCCTTGACCTGTAGGACCCTGTCCCAAAGTGTATACATCTGCAGAAAGTTCATATTAAAAACCTCCAAAAGTTAACTTGGATTTTTGGTCAGTTGAAGATGATCTGTAGGGTACAATGACAAGCAAAGCATATCTATATTTGATCTCGATCTAGAAACACCCTTTAATCAACCGCACTATTTGTGATTGCAATTCCATTGTACGTGCAtagagaagaaattgaaaaggaTATCAAATTTCATTCCACTCAATATCAGCCTGGGGATCATGATCTGTTTTATGTGGGGAACTGGGGACAATAACCTAATGTAATCATGCTTCTTCTTTCCAACATTTCCGGCTACATGAATGCATGCTTGTTTCTCGATCAGCTGAATGGACCAAAACCAATCAGTCAACTGCTTATAGTTATTGTAAAACTGGTAGACATGATTATAAATCAAGTTGGCTGAGTTCGTAACTCTAGCTAATACGTATACGTAACCTAGCTCACATCGATCAAGTGACAGATATATCCGaaatggaaattattctatacaCTGAAGGTGTAAATGACTCAACACTTATAAAATGATCTCAACCCttcatatttataattaatatttgtttggctccaattttgctgcagctggtcaacagtctcttttcttgcgcgggcgtgccagcaccgttcgggtgcggtcgtcggggatgtcccttgacctgacttcttttcaagcgattgtagacgaggagagcaccaacctcgtctggggattctttgtgcctcgtggcgaggacttttgctgagcttcttgaaaatcacaatcgatactcgatgttgtagatcgagcagagcgagaaccaccgggaagtgaggagaacttgctaaagcgtgactttagcttggctgggttgctagggcgttacccttgcttggctggttctgtaaccgttgtggtcgcggcactaccgtcggctcccgaggagactaggaccgaagtacgttgacagagggtttggtggcactgaaagtcggcttctgagaagactaggactaggagtgtgatcaccgctaagagaaagagaaggagaggagttgctcttagagaggtttgctctagagagaacttagatcatcttagagatgttgttgttgtatgtgaatgggtgtcttagaatgagaggagaaggtgtttatatagggaagaaaaaaaagagtgaaatgatgagtggaagaaaaataatgaaagtagatctaagttcacttgtaaaatatggaaaagatagagaaaagatgaaatgaaagcaaagcatgaaggtgcagcaacatggaagtggtgatgatctattaaagagattgtagaagaaaaatatatccaaggaaaaagagaaaagcatctagctttcttcatgtgggtaggaaacatgaacatgtgaatattgagttggttttaggtcagtttctgcccctttattccttcaattatttctccaacaagccttcagaattagccttcgacttcttcataaaaaatgttccactatgagtgtagatcatcctgaaaaattttcagatttttattccatgtggttgggccgaaaatgctgctggaactcttacaggtccagttttccagttttgcttctgtagaaaattgggctgattgtttgaaggccttccactcaaaaaaagctctggcactcttcataagaaatgatccttgggctgtctagaatggatctgcagagtttcagctcatttcaagttcatttggtcagtctgccgcccctccttccttgtttagctcggtttctcctagccgaagtaggaaaatgtgctaaagttgacttttcatgtttccatgcttccatgctttcatagtaggctttatttagcctctaaatatatatttcgagcttgtcgacaatatatagcttgagccactgacattggctcaatttctccaagacgtgccttgtcaggccaaaatgttcattttaggtccaaacattgccccccagacctcgaagtcaaaggtcttcgtcttgactgaagaggtcttgaatcagcactcctcttataatgtcgttgctccaaagccacttgtattggcttgactaaaattacttgaacagtagcctctctccctcttaattatacatagtgagcatacatatattaatcgccagtcttccttcgcgaaccatcctttgcgaggccatgtaattaaaaccacttcgctgccaacaattcgcaacccagctttcgccacaattattggcaaaaatattgatttgacctcctccactgctaataccatactaggtatattaaatgcctcttgtatatgtgcccagaccaataccaatggcctcttaagtatattagcaagttccagccattattaggcaagaacacaattttttgcatcctccgcgacgcacaaatttgaaactctttttgtatttttgtatttttgtatttttttttttttaattttaataagacattgtgaatcaaggtttag is a genomic window containing:
- the LOC133741496 gene encoding mogroside IE synthase-like is translated as MEKEQKAYYEAHCLVLPFPTQGHVNPMLQFSKRLERKGLKVTLVTTQSFHKLSSSPSTSITLESISDGYDEGGLAAAESIDAYLDSFREVGSKTLTGLIEKLSDLGHKVDCIVYDAFMPWPLEVAKRFGIVGVTFFTQSCAVDNIYYNVQQGLLKVPCTNESEIVLPGLSVPLQASDMPSFVSVPEQYPAFFRMVVDQFSNVGKADLILCNTFYELEVEEVDWMAKLWPLRTIGPTIPSMYLDKRHEDDKEYGFSLFKPNSDACMNWLNERPKWSVAYVSFGSLAELGAEQMEELARGLKKSNIYFLWVVREKEATKLPKGFVEEISERGMVVSWCHQLEVLQHEAVGCFVTHCGWNSTLEAFSLGVPMVAVPQWTDQSTNAKYIMDVWKMGLKARADEKGIVRQEEISNCVREILEGETGKEIQKNALKWKELARKAVDEGGSSDRNIDEFIAKLVQH